AAAATTTGACGGTGTGGCCCGTCTACACCCCCCGTCAATGATCGATGAAAGACTGGGAGATGGGACCGCCGAGAATAAAGTGTCAAAAAAGTTACATATGTAGGTAGATTCATTGGGAATCACCTCGCTCAATCATCTGACGACGAGACTCCATTCTCCGAAGCGGATCTGGATGATCATAATGTAGCTTAATTGTCTCTGCAGACGCGTTCACACGTTCTCCGACCATCTCAGGGCTCCATCCCTGATCACGCCAGCGTGTCACTGCACCTGTACGGATAGGATGTGGTGACTTCGATGACGGACAGCGGGATTCCTTTCCATGCTCTCGAGCCTTACATTCAGCCTCATCACGCCCATGTGGGCACGATCCCCAGCGACACGGCTGCGTGATAACGTACAATAGCCGACGAATATTTGACTTCGAGACGCGAGCAGTCTCTCCTCTCTTCGTCGTAAATAATGGTTCTCGACCGCACTCCTCAGTACGATCAACGCGATTTACTTTGATGTACTCCTCAACCCGCTGAGCAACTCGTTCACTCAGAGCAACCGGTCGCTCGCCTGATTCTTTGTTCTTCAGTGGGGTTTCCGTCTCTGGACGATGCCGGAAATAGATAAACGGCGTTGACAGATCATCGACTGCGTCAAGGTCGACATCGCCCTCATGTCGCAACCGATCTATGTCTTCATCATCAAAATAGCAGTCCTGCAGATCAAGCGAGTGTAAACCACCTACGCGGCATCCAGTGTGCCACAATAACTCAAAAATAACTTGCTCACGCGAGGCACGAGCATACGTGTCCAATTTCTCTCTGAGCTCCTCCGCTCGATTTGCTTTGAGCAAGTCAGTGTTAACCTTCTCAGCAAGACTTGTTTCTGGAACCTCGACCTTTGACTCAAGCCCCTCCTCAACTGCACCAATCTGCTCACAGAATCGAATAAACTTCCGTAGTGTTCCAAGTTGATTATTCAGCGTAGACGTTTTCAGATCCTTCGTGCGACGACGATACGCATCATATTCAAAGATATCCCGTCCAGAAAGCGAGTTCAAATTCTCGATACCATTCTCTTCACACCACTCAATGAATGGCTCCAGACGATACTCATAACTCTCAATTGTCGCCTCAGCGTGTGTCGAACTTTGCCGATCAAGCCAAATATCGAACGCACGTTCTGGTTTGATGGACTCAAGATGATCCGTACTGCCAGATTCTGAAGATTCAGACTCTTCATCATAGATATCACTATTCATTGACACTCACCTCCACTGGATGATTAAAGGCTGACTCAGTGTCCTCAACTGTGATCGAAGTTTTGCATTCTTCGGCGAGCTGCTCACGAAGATTCATCGGGGTTCCGTCCGGCCAAGAAGAAGCAGAGAGTGCCTTTGTGTGTAGTGTCCGGAAGACTCCGATCCGTTTGTGTCGACCGCTGACTTTTCGACGGACGCTGCCCCCGTTAAAGCCGTTAGGATCAAAGCGAGCAATGATCTGCCGATTCTCTTGTTGACTCTGAATATGCGTTTTCAGCATCAGGCGCGTGGGCTTGCGGTACAGGAAATCGGTTTCAATAACCTCCCCGAACTCAATACGTAAGTTCCCAGTCTCTCGGCAGCGATAGCCAACGGTAATCTGCTGGTCTGGTTCTGGAAATGGAATCTGTCGCGGCTTGAATGCGAGTGGTGTTACGCCGGTCGAGCCACAGCTGAAAGCGTGACCGTCTGCAGCACTGACAGCGTTGCCCCGATCGGCGTAGAGTTCCTCCTTGTCACATTCAGTACATCTGATTTTGAAACAATCTGGCGAGTGAAAATCAGGAATATACCCGTGCAACTCGGCGGCAATCATGGTTGACCGCCCTCCTCAAGGATGTTAGTAGCGACAGTCTTGTCGCCAACAACGAGATCAATAACTGCACTACCATTGCGTGTGCGCCCAACGCGACGGGCGTGATTAAGTAACTGTGCGCGTTCCGTGGAGTAATCTTGATTACTCCGGATTGTATTGCTAGTCATGGGTCGTCTAATTGCCAAGGTGACCCGGTTCCGGCGTGTTAGGGGCACGTCGGATCTTTTTTGATCCGAGTGGAACCGAGTCAAATGACTATTTGTGGAGGGTGGTTAAATATTTTACTCAGTATTACTGTTCAAAACATCAGCGAAACTGTTTAATAAATCAGAGGAATATATCGGCTGATCGACATCCATAGATACATGAGGAATGCTAAATACGTAATAGATAGAATGCGACAGTCTGCTGACTGGATGGTTCCAGCTGATGACCGGATCTTGGAACTGATCCGTGAACACGGTAACTTGACCCCAAGTGCCATCGAAGCCTTCGGTGGTCCAACATCTGATCATGCAAGCCGCCGTGCGAAGAAACTGGCTAGTTATGGACTGCTGAATCAAGTACATCGGGGGCTGTATGGAATCACTGATCTGGGAGAAAGCTACCTTGACGAGGAGCTGGATGCGAGCGAGTTGGAGCCAGTTGAGTCTGCGGAGTAACACTACCTTTTGATCTGCTACCGCTTGTCCGAGCGTTGCCACTATTGACTGTTGAGTATGCATACAACTGCCTCCGAGCGACCTAAGCAATCTGGTCGCCGCATGTGTCTGTTTGGGGGATTGAATAATAAAGCTCAGCATCAATTCCGAGAGAACACTACCAGCATTGTTCCCCGATCGGCGCTGGAGTCCTGGTGACTTCTGTGTCAGCTTGCAACTGTATAGGCGTGCGAGTGTTGCCACTCCCGAGTCGTACATACTCATGCTCAAATTCCTTAACAGCGGACCAATCCTGTCCCGCGGCATATGTGTGTTCGCACGATAGGATAATAAAGCCCAAGCTCATTTCCGGAGAGATAACACTGAACTCAATGAGAGCAACGCTGTGACAAGAGACTCTATATCTCTATTACAATTGGCATATGATCGCTTGCATCGATCCACTCGTTAAACCTTCCAATCCAAAAGTCGGACAAGGATCCGATCACTTCATCGTGTGCAAAGACGTAGTCAATGTGGTATTCCCTATCTGACTTCTTGTGCATATAGAACGTTGTCGCGTCTTCATCGCCGAACGCCGATTCCGTCACTGAATGGTAGACGCTTCGTAACCCACGATCATTTAGGAGACGAACTGTATCCGAAAAATCACCTCGTAAGGGACTGTTGGGTGATTCGTCCCACATTATATTCCAATTGAAATCTCCGACGACAACCGTATCTGAGCCAATCCAGTCGTCATAATCTCGAACTGACGTGTAAACCTGACTAATATAACGATTCTCAGGATGCTCTTTATCATTCATGGCCCATACTGCAAGCACATCTATTGACGTGTCAGTTGCCACTGGAAGACTGAATTTACCACCCGGTTCCGTGACGTTGCCCGGTTGAAGCGAAATCCCGTTTCGGACGAAGACACCAAGCCCCTTGTGTTCGTTTTCGCCAATCCATAGCCAATCGGAAAATTCCGACCAATCACCACTCGTGACAGGACTTTCACATTCTTGGATCACTAATATATCCGGGTCGTGGCGTAGAATTTGTCCCTTCTTTTCGCGAAAGGCCATATTGCAATTCCACGTTACCAACTTCGTCATAGGAGACAGTCGTATTCGTGGACTATCAAATCTACCGTCGATCTCCTTCCAACAACTCTTGGAAATGTCTGATCACATATTTTATTATTTTGTCATTTAATAAATAGATTTGAGAATTGAACGTTTTCTTGCAGTTGCTTGAAGGAATTGTGACACTCTTTGATATCGCTAGGAGTATCTTGTTCTGAGGAGTTTTACTAATTTTACGCGCGCGCGCAGTTCTGAACAGATCGGTGGGGTCCCGGGAGGGTAGCGCGGCAGTTGCCCTGATCTGAAGGGACTACCTACAGACAGCTGGTTCGAGAAACCCCTATGTTACAGTGTCTCGGGATGAGCGAAAACGCCTTCTTCAAACCGGGACGAGTCCGTGACTGGCGACGTTGAAGTGATTACTTCAACCCCACAAGGGTCCTTCTGAAACCTGGGTCTTGGCACGGTCGAAAACCAGCGCATCGAGACTTCAACCCCACAAGGGTCCTTCTGAAACGGGTACCACACGATCGCGAAGGTGCGGAAGCATTCGGACTTCAACCCCACAAGGGTCCTTCTGAAACGTTTTCAAAAAGTCGGTTAAGAGAATCATGGTTCTTGACTTCAACCCCACAAGGGTCCTTCTGAAACGAGTTGATTGAGGCTGATATTGACGGCCGTGTTTCAACTTCAACCCCACAAGGGTCCTTCTGAAACTTCGACTATCCGCTGATCCCCGACCTTCTAGATCACACTTCAACCCCACAAGGGTCCTTCTGAAACTTAGGTCTGTCGGCCGTGTACCCGTAGATGCAATGTCACTTCAACCCCACAAGGGTCCTTCTGAAACTCGATAGTTGCCTCGTACTCTGCCTCCTGGTCGAGACTTCAACCCCACAAGGGTCCTTCTGAAACCCGTGGCGACTGAATACGGAGACGAGACACCGCTGTACACTTCAACCCCACAAGGGTCCTTCTGAAACCTCGCCGATGTGGGGGTTGTTTCTCAATGATTCCCACTTCAACCCCACAAGGGTCCTTCTGAAACAAGCTGGGGGCGAGTTTCGAGTCAACAACGTAGTCACTTCAACCCCACAAGGGTCCTTCTGAAACGGGCTACTGGTGGGATCTCACGCCGTTGGTGGGGGATACTTCAACCCCACAAGGGTCCTTCTGAAACGACTAGTCAGGCTTGCTATGTCCATGCCACGTGACGAACTTCAACCCCACAAGGGTCCTTCTGAAACCCGAAGTCGGACACTATTAGAAAGTGAAGGTCTCCGCACTTCAACCCCACAAGGGTCCTTCTGAAACACTGCCGGGTGGGGTATGAAGCATGACAGAAACCTGTACTTCAACCCCACAAGGGTCCTTCTGAAACATCATATCTAATTGTATCAACTCCAGACGGAGTAAGCACTTCAACCCCACAAGGGTCCTTCTGAAACGCCGGTTCAATATGATTGAGACGTTCGACTGTGCCCCACTTCAACCCCACAAGGGTCCTTCTGAAACTCCTTAAGTCCCAATAGCGATACGTTCGACTCAAAGACTTCAACCCCACAAGGGTCCTTCTGAAACAGTCATTGAAGCCGTTGTATTCGGTGTAGGGCTCAGCACTTCAACCCCACAAGGGTCCTTCTGAAACGGTAATCGACGGCCTCCGAAGGCGAACAACCCGTTCACTTCAACCCCACAAGGGTCCTTCTGAAACGCGTCGGACAGTCCGACCGCCGTACTGGCACGCGGCACTTCAACCCCACAAGGGTCCTTCTGAAACTTTCACCACAGAGCGGGCAGTACTTCGGGGCACAGTCACTTCAACCCCACAAGGGTCCTTCTGAAACTCCGTTCAGCGGGCATTGAGGTGATAACCAAGCTAAACTTCAACCCCACAAGGGTCCTTCTGAAACTGCGATCCAGAATGCAACCGAAATGCTGATCAGCGTACTTCAACCCCACAAGGGTCCTTCTGAAACGGTAGGTTCCGTCTCTAGACACACCACTCATTCCACTTCAACCCCACAAGGGTCCTTCTGAAACTTTACCGAAGAGTGGGAGTGTAACGTCTGTGGTGCACTTCAACCCCACAAGGGTCCTTCTGAAACCATGCCCAAATCACGGGCTATAGCTATTCTATTTCCTGGTTGGAATAAAGTCTTTTCGTCGACCCCCAATAGATCTCAAACCACCGGGGGTCGATGAACTCTCACAGAAATTGGCTATCTTCAGCTGGATCTTCGCCGTAGACGGTTCGTGAGACATACTTCTCTGAACTCATCTGGTAGATGATTATGGACTCACCGGGCTCAAGCATCGACTCAAGTTCCTGCTTGACCTTCTCAAAATCACCTTTCGTGATCTCTCCTTCAAAGACTGAGTTCTGTACATGAGTCAGATACTTCCGCAAAAATTTCAAGAAAAGCCGCGTTCGATCTGCCTCTACATCGTAGACAGCAATAACGTAAACCATGTTACCACCACCGTTTGAATGCTTCGTAGGGTTCTCCCGTCAAAAGATGTTTCTTGAGTTTGTACGACTCAACCCGGAGTAAGTACTGATAGCTCACTTTTTTATTTAATTCGGGATGCTCAACAGTTTCCTCAAGTGTTTGTTCTAATTCTTTAGAGAAGGTCTTTCTCCCCGATTCGGTGAGGAGGCATGAGTTTAGCTCGGATTCAAAATCATCAACAGATAGTTGTCGCCGATTAACCAACCGGAATATAACCCGGTCGGTTAACAGCGGCTTGAACAGATCCGCAAGATCCAACGCCAGTGAGTATCGTCTCTCTCCCGGTTCATGAAGATAACTGATTGTCGGATCTAAGGCTGTGGCCCTGATTGCCGAGACGATATTTGCGTACACGAGGCTATTACCAAACGAAATCAGACTGTTCACCTTGTTATCTGGTGGATTATATGCCCTTCCGTTGAAAACAAATCCGTTGGGGAGTACTTTATCAAATATCTGGTAGTACGCCCGTCGTGCACTCGCCTCTACACCCATTACTTCGTCAACCGCTGTGGTGTCAGCTAGTTCATCTTGACATCGATCAAGGTCTGTAATGATAGAACTAAATTCATGCCCACGGTTGTTATAGTAGGTCACATTTGACCGCATATTGTGGATACTTCCTGCAACAATCTCACGAGCAATCTTGATCCGATGTGTTGCATCATTATACGCTTGAACTTGGTTTACAACAGTCTGACCAGAGGTCTGCCCACGCTCAGGCATGATCGAACCAGAATAGTAATCGTTCCAACCGAAGACATGCATAGCAATTCCGTGCTCGTTTAAGAATGAGACAAGTCGCGTATTGAAATCGATCTGTCCGTGAAGGTACAGGGCTTCGGCATTTTCTATTGGAAGGTATTTTTTGTCGTCGTCTTCGGTGACAAGTCGCACTGTGTCATTATGCCGCTCGATGCGTCCGTCTGAGAATATGTGGTAGTTATCATTCATGTTAGCAACTCCAGCAAAAATCGTGGTACGCGCATGAGTCACAATATGACTTTTCGGTTGCTGAGGGTGGTGAGTCATTTCTCACTATCTCATAGATTCCGCGGATCGCTGACTCAACCTTATCAATCGCCTCCTCATTTAATTCAACCGATTCTCGTTTTCGCTCGGTTGGATGAGCAAGTACACCGTCTTTCTTGACACCGACAACACGGTCCAGATACCACAGATAGTAGAGCAATTGGAGCCGTGCCGGTTCGATGAGTGATGACGAGGGTTTCACCTCAACAATACGACCGTCGTCCAGCATATCAGGCGCAATCCAGCCATCAATACTGAGATTTTGGCGCTGGTCTCCATACGCAGTATCATCGACGCGAGTACCGCGTACAACGTTGGGATTTTCGCGGTTAATCTCAATATTTCGGCTTTCGAACCAAAGTTCACGCTCACAAGCTTCATAATACTGCATCATTACGCCTGTGACATGAAAAGACGCGTTAGCTGCTTCACTACGAGCAGATTCAAGAAGGAGTTCCACGGGGTCGATGTCACGTTCGGCCATGGTCATAAGAACTGGTGATCAATGCTTGCGGTAGCCGTGACAAATCCGGTTGTTGCATCGAACTTGTCACCCTGTCGCCGTACATCAAGCATGTAGATGCCTTGATCTTCGACGAGAATCGGAAGATCGTGAATTGCCTCCGCCCGGTCGCTGTCCTCTGAATAATATGGGACTGATATCCGGAGTGATTTCGTTTTGTCAATCAAATCGCGGAGTGTTTCGTAGTCATACTGTGCCTGTGCTTCCCGGATCTCTTCGAGTAATTTCCGTTCATCGTGCGTGCGAGCAATCACAATCTCTGCGGAACGCCGTTGATCGATCAGCGAGAGGTCACCAAGCTCTGCCGCCATTGCATCGTCTACAAAGTCTGCATATTCTTGTTTCCCGACGTCTTTGTCTTCTTGCAGTCGTTCAAAGTACTGGCGAACGGATCGTCGAGCAACATCCGTCTCCGAGAGGCCGTCAGTTTCGTCGCGGACACATTGGAGCGTTGCTGCTGCGACCGGAAGCAGTGTAGTTCCGCGGTTGTAGACTGCTTCTGCTGGCGTCCTTGTCTGGCCACCAGGAGCATCAAGCCACCACACTGTCACTGTGCCCCGATCAGACTCGAATGACCGATTGCATCGCCCTGCTGCCTGAACAATACTATCGATCGGAGCGAGATCACGGTAAACGCGGTCGAAGCTGATATCGACACCCGCTTCGACCAGCTGCGTTGAAACGACTAGAACCGGCACCCTCCGTTCAGTGAGTAGTTTTATTGTCTCAATCAGAGTCAGTCGGTCAACAGGCCGAAGCCGGGTCGACAGGTGAACGAGTGGTCTACCGTCAGCTGTCTCGATTCGATCCGCCAGATCGGAAGCTGAGATATCTTCGGCCTGGCCGCGGCGCTCGAGTTCATCTGCGTATAGAGCGCCCACATCCAGCATCGTTGGACTAAAAACCTGCTCAGTGAGCTCGCGAGCGCTTTCGATAGTATTACACACTGCAAGTGCTGAATCATCACCCTCGACCGTATCCTGCAGTTCATGACCAGCAGTTGCGTACGATTTTGGATTACTCTGTTCCGCAATGTACCGCTCTGTAGAGGCGTCGAGTTCGTAAGCAACTCGGCTGATGGCAGAGAAATATGTGTCTGGTTTATCAATAAGTTTATATTCGTCCTCAAAGAGATGTGGCTGTGTTGCAGTCATCGCGATTACAGTCGCATTGTACTGTTCGGTTAGCATCTTCACTAGTCTGGGAACAAGTTTCCACCAGTCAAGTGGCAGACTCTGCGGTTCATCGAGAACAATAACTGCGTTTCGCAATGCAGGGAGTTTCATTCCCTGCCGATTGGCGGGACCGGCGAGACTCTCGAAGAGTTGTACAAAGGTAGTGACAGTTACTCCAGCACGCCAGCTTTCTGCGAGCATTGTCCCCACGTCGTCTGAAAGATCTGCCGCATCATCATCTTCGAAGTCCTGCATTGTTGTTTCCGCTAGATGGTGGTGAGCAGTCAGGAGGTTTCCAGTAATGTCAGTCTGATATATGTTCTCGAGTTCATTTACAACTTGGTCAATCACGCTTGTGAACGGGAGAGCATATACGACTCGATCGCCATCGGTTTGATCACGTATTTCAAGCGCGGCTGAAAGCCCGGTGAGCGTTTTTCCCATTCCAGTTGGGAGTGTCAGTGTCGCAACCTGCTGGTCTGCCTCCACAAATTCTTGGACAGAGTCAAGGACGGCTGTTCTAGCCTGTGATCGGTAGTAATTAAACTGCTCAGATCGAGATCCATCCACATCCCGAGTGACTTTCGACTCGATCTTGCTCACATACTCGTCCAAGCGGTCACCCGATGGATAATCGGGGGCGTATGTTGCTTCATTGTGTGGGGCTCCAGCGGCACTCAGTTTATCGGCCAAAATAAGACTGCTCCAGCACTGTAGGGCACGTCCGTAGCAAGTTTCGGAAAGTGCGTCTTCTCGAGGTTCAGGTATGTTTCCGCTCGCAGCGACAGTCTCTTCAATCTCCTTCAGAAGATCGTTTCGCTCGTTGGCATCAATAAATCCTTCTCGAAATTCTTGCCAAGATCCATGACCCTCTGTAGCGCGCTGTACGATGTCCTGACCAACGGCTCGATTGTTCTCATCAATGTCCTTGATTTGGTATGCAACAGCTGTTTGTCTTCGTTCATTAGCGTTCTGGTCTCCCGCAGTGACTCCCTCGCGTCGGTGGGATCGGTTGAAGACATAGTCTGCAACATCCGGCAGAGATCCATGGTGCTTGGCTACTGCCACAAATCCCGCAAGACAGGTTTCGGTCTTGAAATCTCTTGCGCTGAGAGCATAGTAAGCAAGGAAAGACCCAAGTGGGGCGTGATGGCGAAGCAACTTGTTGTCAGGAGTTCGATCCGCGAGTAGGTACTCCTGGAAGTACGACGTTGCTTTCCCGATGTCGTGAACGTATGCCAGTGTCTCAACGATCGGTTTGAGCGACTCACCGTCAGGCGTTGTCATGTCAGGGTGGACGACATAGCTGACACGCTCGGCGACATCCACGAGATGATTGAGGAGGAGTGTCCCCTCACTGCCATTTTCCGGGGGATGGGCATACAGCGGAGGCACGTCAGACGAACACCACCGTTCGATTGCCCACAGTCGATGCCGTAGCGTCGGTTACTGTGAGCATGCCTCCATCTGGATTGAATGCGTAGGTTGTAAACGCTGTTGTTGACCGACCATTTTTATCACGTTCCATGAAAGAAGGGGATTGCTCAATTTGACACCGACGGTCTGTGTTCATAATAACGTTATCAAAGCCACCAGGGACTGTCGAATCAATGTCTAGAGTACCGTCATCAGAAGTGGTCACTGGTTCGACATCAAACTCGCCGTGGTAGTCGATTTCGGCGAGGTGCTCCGACAGGCCTAAACTTGGAACATAGTGGGACTTCCCAGCAGCGAGCATCTCCCGTAGTTTCTCGTAGCGTTCCTGGTCTGCCAAGGCAACATCGATCCGATACGCAGGGTTGACGAGTACTTCGTAATTATGTTGCTGCCGAGGATTTGTTGGATCAGGAAGTTTCATACTAATCTTTCCGCGGGCGTTAAGAGACGTGAGATCTTCGTCCGCTGTTGAAAGCGTATTCATTGGCATATTCACGGTTCGAAGGTCCTGAACGGGTTCAATTGCAATCCAAGAGTACTCAAATCCAAACAGTTCATAGTACTCATCTCGTCCAATACCGAGAACAGCAGCTAAGAGACCGGCAACAGTCGTGCGCGGGATAACTCTATATGTCTGCTTGACGACGTTGCCTTCGACACGTCGGAAATGTCCCCATGGTCCCCTAACAGTAAGTGAAAGACACTGCTTTGGCCGTGTAGGCACATCATCTGGCGATGCCGGGTCCGGTGTCGCGTTCATTGTTACGCGTCCGCGAGAGTTTCGGGGTATTCGTCGTACACGTTGATACGATCGATAGACGCATCTCCGAGTATGTCCTCAAGCGTCTCGTAGAGGAGTTCGGGGCCGCCGATATCACCCTGGTAGGAGAACTCCATAGAGTTGCTGGCGACAACACGGACACGCTTGATATGCTCGCTGGCAGCAGCAAGTCGATCGACGAACGCATCGATCTCAATAGCTAGATCTCGGATGTTTCGGAGCTCTTCGGCCGGTTTAGATACGTCGTCGTCGATTGTTAGATCCTTGTCGATCCCACCGATATGGAAACTCTCTTCAGCGTACTCAACCCGACAGTACAGTCGCGGTTCTTGTCCAACTTTGCTCCGACTAATCGTTTGGTTTTTGATCGCCCGCCAGCAGAGCGTATCGAGCCGTTCAACATCTCCATGTGTCAACTTTGTATCAGCAGCTCCATGTTCGTCAACAAGACCGTGGAACCTGATGAGCCCATACTGGAT
This portion of the Salinarchaeum sp. IM2453 genome encodes:
- the cas5b gene encoding type I-B CRISPR-associated protein Cas5b, translated to MNATPDPASPDDVPTRPKQCLSLTVRGPWGHFRRVEGNVVKQTYRVIPRTTVAGLLAAVLGIGRDEYYELFGFEYSWIAIEPVQDLRTVNMPMNTLSTADEDLTSLNARGKISMKLPDPTNPRQQHNYEVLVNPAYRIDVALADQERYEKLREMLAAGKSHYVPSLGLSEHLAEIDYHGEFDVEPVTTSDDGTLDIDSTVPGGFDNVIMNTDRRCQIEQSPSFMERDKNGRSTTAFTTYAFNPDGGMLTVTDATASTVGNRTVVFV
- a CDS encoding site-specific integrase produces the protein MNSDIYDEESESSESGSTDHLESIKPERAFDIWLDRQSSTHAEATIESYEYRLEPFIEWCEENGIENLNSLSGRDIFEYDAYRRRTKDLKTSTLNNQLGTLRKFIRFCEQIGAVEEGLESKVEVPETSLAEKVNTDLLKANRAEELREKLDTYARASREQVIFELLWHTGCRVGGLHSLDLQDCYFDDEDIDRLRHEGDVDLDAVDDLSTPFIYFRHRPETETPLKNKESGERPVALSERVAQRVEEYIKVNRVDRTEECGREPLFTTKRGETARVSKSNIRRLLYVITQPCRWGSCPHGRDEAECKAREHGKESRCPSSKSPHPIRTGAVTRWRDQGWSPEMVGERVNASAETIKLHYDHPDPLRRMESRRQMIERGDSQ
- the cas1b gene encoding type I-B CRISPR-associated endonuclease Cas1b — its product is MNDNYHIFSDGRIERHNDTVRLVTEDDDKKYLPIENAEALYLHGQIDFNTRLVSFLNEHGIAMHVFGWNDYYSGSIMPERGQTSGQTVVNQVQAYNDATHRIKIAREIVAGSIHNMRSNVTYYNNRGHEFSSIITDLDRCQDELADTTAVDEVMGVEASARRAYYQIFDKVLPNGFVFNGRAYNPPDNKVNSLISFGNSLVYANIVSAIRATALDPTISYLHEPGERRYSLALDLADLFKPLLTDRVIFRLVNRRQLSVDDFESELNSCLLTESGRKTFSKELEQTLEETVEHPELNKKVSYQYLLRVESYKLKKHLLTGEPYEAFKRWW
- the cas2 gene encoding CRISPR-associated endonuclease Cas2 — encoded protein: MVYVIAVYDVEADRTRLFLKFLRKYLTHVQNSVFEGEITKGDFEKVKQELESMLEPGESIIIYQMSSEKYVSRTVYGEDPAEDSQFL
- a CDS encoding endonuclease/exonuclease/phosphatase family protein; the protein is MTKLVTWNCNMAFREKKGQILRHDPDILVIQECESPVTSGDWSEFSDWLWIGENEHKGLGVFVRNGISLQPGNVTEPGGKFSLPVATDTSIDVLAVWAMNDKEHPENRYISQVYTSVRDYDDWIGSDTVVVGDFNWNIMWDESPNSPLRGDFSDTVRLLNDRGLRSVYHSVTESAFGDEDATTFYMHKKSDREYHIDYVFAHDEVIGSLSDFWIGRFNEWIDASDHMPIVIEI
- a CDS encoding PhiH1 repressor; translation: MRQSADWMVPADDRILELIREHGNLTPSAIEAFGGPTSDHASRRAKKLASYGLLNQVHRGLYGITDLGESYLDEELDASELEPVESAE
- a CDS encoding CRISPR-associated endonuclease Cas3''; this encodes MPPLYAHPPENGSEGTLLLNHLVDVAERVSYVVHPDMTTPDGESLKPIVETLAYVHDIGKATSYFQEYLLADRTPDNKLLRHHAPLGSFLAYYALSARDFKTETCLAGFVAVAKHHGSLPDVADYVFNRSHRREGVTAGDQNANERRQTAVAYQIKDIDENNRAVGQDIVQRATEGHGSWQEFREGFIDANERNDLLKEIEETVAASGNIPEPREDALSETCYGRALQCWSSLILADKLSAAGAPHNEATYAPDYPSGDRLDEYVSKIESKVTRDVDGSRSEQFNYYRSQARTAVLDSVQEFVEADQQVATLTLPTGMGKTLTGLSAALEIRDQTDGDRVVYALPFTSVIDQVVNELENIYQTDITGNLLTAHHHLAETTMQDFEDDDAADLSDDVGTMLAESWRAGVTVTTFVQLFESLAGPANRQGMKLPALRNAVIVLDEPQSLPLDWWKLVPRLVKMLTEQYNATVIAMTATQPHLFEDEYKLIDKPDTYFSAISRVAYELDASTERYIAEQSNPKSYATAGHELQDTVEGDDSALAVCNTIESARELTEQVFSPTMLDVGALYADELERRGQAEDISASDLADRIETADGRPLVHLSTRLRPVDRLTLIETIKLLTERRVPVLVVSTQLVEAGVDISFDRVYRDLAPIDSIVQAAGRCNRSFESDRGTVTVWWLDAPGGQTRTPAEAVYNRGTTLLPVAAATLQCVRDETDGLSETDVARRSVRQYFERLQEDKDVGKQEYADFVDDAMAAELGDLSLIDQRRSAEIVIARTHDERKLLEEIREAQAQYDYETLRDLIDKTKSLRISVPYYSEDSDRAEAIHDLPILVEDQGIYMLDVRRQGDKFDATTGFVTATASIDHQFL
- a CDS encoding CRISPR-associated protein Cas4, yielding MAERDIDPVELLLESARSEAANASFHVTGVMMQYYEACERELWFESRNIEINRENPNVVRGTRVDDTAYGDQRQNLSIDGWIAPDMLDDGRIVEVKPSSSLIEPARLQLLYYLWYLDRVVGVKKDGVLAHPTERKRESVELNEEAIDKVESAIRGIYEIVRNDSPPSATEKSYCDSCAYHDFCWSC